From a region of the Babylonia areolata isolate BAREFJ2019XMU chromosome 25, ASM4173473v1, whole genome shotgun sequence genome:
- the LOC143299886 gene encoding protein DD3-3-like, which translates to MTVLVLERLCLAVAVCASLITADIYLHVPRGSNNRLNEKSAARKNANRMFDSQNNNRGGYNVGDSGTAASSDESGQYRMKYFQSDASAESVLTVEWTNQHGCGGNEDSNPQKQNCVLVLQYACQDDVTDARGGPDTFRNGKETTTAKYTKPTSMTDAGTKKSGDVNRNRGLHESWDWYNKCYMRERNKGLFTADQNLKANNGFGYSSAIYTRQNPNGNQYGYECPEERDYYPYWHPTMWKDIAVMAENSSMCSHYTSKSFNVQPYGECVEAKGWSQWRTQADCQANGGQWVLLHNYLEKAPQYTSKRSCERARSGTVTYVWGVPYDATDYNQQQCLAKLPAPQCFEAPWSRSNHLGNGADGKALTYDWKLPYFPSGETKRCVFRMRYNVSTDDYDPYHTDHTKNNDLMIKSPVQQNPYVNIGGKSSPLRLAINTAQYGRIFQDRSHVFKLRPRPQELQGSRIFNVNVRGKRGNIVQVYPAVEYDFAPTHLEIREGDLVHVQWTGSNSHNNGNPAGDGQAGSDGEGTAGTDRNNMVQIRDRNDNFPVPFEQSRMWTNAEIKWIYHGKTGVQAKDLAVDLASAGYYRCIRSADCQSHGATVQDFAVDEKSKLQSQLNNAPASYEGVVLKFRKGTYHYMCTRNNNFTNRSQKGTIVCK; encoded by the exons ATGACAGTTCTAGTGCTTGAACGGCTGTGCCTTGCAGTGGCAGTATGTGCATCGCTGATCACGGCGGACATCTATCTTCACGTTCCCAGAGGGTCCAACAACAGACTCAATGAGAAATCGGCAGCCAGGAAAAATGCAAATAGAATGTTTGATTCTCAG AACAACAACAGAGGTGGATACAATGTGGGTGACAGTGGCACTGCTGCATCAAGTGATGAATCTGGGCAGTACAGAATG AAATATTTCCAGAGTGACGCCTCAGCAGAGAGTGTGCTGACAGTGGAGTGGACCAATCAACATGGCTGTGGGGGAAATGAAGACTCGAACCCTCAGAAACAGAACTGCGTCCTGGTCCTGCAGTATGCTTGTCAGGATGATGTCACTGATGCAAGGG GAGGGCCTGATACTTTCCGCAACGGAAAGGAGACAACCACAGCAAAGTACACCAAGCCGACCAGCATGACAGATGCAGGGACCAAAAAATCTGGTGACGTCAACAGAAACAGGGGCCTCCATGAATCCTGGGACTGGTACAACAAGTGTTACATGCGGGAGAGGAATAAAG GTTTGTTCACAGCAGATCAGAACCTGAAAGCAAACAATGGGTTTGGCTACAGCAGTGCCATCTACACTCGACAGAACCCTAACGGAAATCAGTATGGTTATGAGTGCCCTGAAGAGCGAGATTACTACCCCTACTGGCATCCAACCATGTGGAAAGACATTGCTGTCATGGCTGAGAACTCGTCCATGTGTAG tcacTACACATCCAAGAGTTTCAATGTCCAGCCATATGGGGAGTGTGTGGAGGCAAAGGGCTGGTCTCAGTGGAGAACTCAAGCCGATTGCCAGGCCAATGGAGGACAGTGGGTACTGCTGCACAATTACCTGGAGAAAGCCCCAC AGTACACCAGCAAAAGAAGTTGTGAACGTGCAAGAAGTGGAACTGTGACGTACGTGTGGGGGGTCCCTTATGATGCTACAGACTACAACCAACAGCAGTGTCTGGCCAAACTGCCAGCACCACAGTGCTTTGAGGCGCCGTGGTCAAG GTCAAACCACCTTGGCAATGGAGCTGATGGCAAAGCCTTGACCTATGACTGGAAGCTGCCATACTTTCCCTCTGGCGAAACGAAGCGCTGTGTATTCAGAATGAG GTACAATGTTTCAACGGATGATTATGACCCATATCATACAGATCATACCAAGAACAATGATCT AATGATCAAATCTCCGGTCCAGCAAAACCCTTACGTCAACATCGGCGGGAAGTCTTCTCCTCTTCGCCTCGccatcaacacagcacagtatggcCGCATCTTCCAAGACCGAAGTCACGTCTTCAAGCTGCGGCCACGCCCCCAGGAGCTTCAGGGGTCCCGTATCTTTAACGTGAACGTGCGGGGCAAGCGAGGGAACATAGTGCAGGTGTACCCAGCCGTGGAATACGATTTTGCTCCTACACACCTGGAGATTCGGGAGGGAGACCTGGTGCATGTTCAGTGGACAG GCTCCAACAGTCACAACAACGGCAACCCGGCTGGTGACGGGCAGGCAGGGAGCGATGGGGAGGGGACTGCTG GCACCGACCGAAACAACATGGTGCAAATCCGGGACCGCAATGACAACTTCCCTGTGCCCTTCGAGCAAAGCAGGATGTGGACCAATGCAGAAATCAAGTGGATCTATCATGGGAAGACAGGTGTGCAGGCCAAGGACCTGGCTGTGGATTTGGCATCGGCTGGATATTACAG gtgtaTCCGCAGTGCTGATTGCCAGTCACATGGGGCAACAGTTCAAGACTTTGCTGTGGATGAAAAGAGCAAGCTTCAGTCACAGCTCAACAATGCTCCAGCATCATACGAGGGGGTAGTTCTCAAGTTCCGCAAAGGGACCTACCATTACATGTGCACCCGCAACAACAACTTCACCAACCGCAGTCAGAAGGGCACAATCGTTTGCAAATGA